The window AGCATACCTGAGCTGACCTTTTGGCTGAGACATGCAAATGAGGTCAAAGCTCTTAAAGTGCAGCAGTCAATGTGATTCttgtgaaaaaatacattttgcaggTTTAAAGAACAGGAACTGAAAAATGATTCACAGCTCTAACGGCCTGTTCACAcaaagaattaaaatgaaaagattaGCTCTGACACCAGTGGCtagtaataactttttttttttttcttttttttttttgaaacactCGTTATGCAacctgccactttaaatgcttgaTCTCTTTAAATTTGGGTTAactgtgattggctgtcaatgtttttataattaaacaGCTGGGAAAAAgctgttctgaaagtgattctaaTGCTGTCTTTTCTCTGTGTCATTATCGTCAGATATGCTGTGGAGTTCACAAAATTTCATAGAATTAGAACAgtattgttatagttatcattatGCTTATCTTATTTGGTGAATATAGCTTAAGCTACTAGTATGCTTTACCTTTAAATTTCAGTTTCAACATCATTCTGATGGTAATATCATCTTATAGCTTTACGGCAGGGTTCAACAACTGCACATGTCCAGCTATCCACTCTTATTACGAGAGTGATATATTTACCCCAGTGAATTTTATTCACTTTGGTACCAGTGAATTCTGCTCAGCAACGGTATTAGGAAACCAATGATGTTGTGAACCTATGCTCTCATTGCATAGAATTTACTGGTGCATCATTACAGACAAGTTAGGATCATAAGGGTTAACATCCGAGGGTTAACAGTGCCTGTAGTTTGTCAAATCTCATCCTTATACTACACTCATCCACTCAACCTCCAATTCATCTCATTGCATTAAAGGATTTGCCTTCTGTCCCCTCCACTTGGCCCAAACCAATCAAGCTCACTGGAGCTGGAAAAGGATGCATGCCCAGCAAAGCACAAGAGCATCCACATTTGCCATGATGTCTGTTATTTACTATCTACTATTActatttgttttgatttgaatttGTTTGCTTTTGGCAATAACTCCAAGATTTCTAGTAACCTGTAGGCCATTCAGAAGATCTGCACTGTTCTGAGTCAGGTAATCCTGGAGCAGAAGCCCTCTAACGGACAATACAAGGAAATGTCTGTATGACATCAGACCGAGCTACATCATATTAGACATAATAGCCAACTCTGTTGAAATTACACCCTGTCACGGTGCTACATatcatttatatttctttatgaaTAAAGATGTGAAGACACATCTGAGTCGTAATGTAGTTTTTACTCATCAGTGGGGCCCTCAGGGTGTGTGATGGTGAGGGCAATTGTGCCCCCAGTTCTGGCAGCATATCACACGTTCAGGCTAATCTCTAGTGAAAGCCGCAGGTACCGCATGTATAGAGCCCTTCCTTACCTTTCCcataatgtactgtatgttctATACTGAAGTCACCCAAAGGCAAATTGAGAAACACAGCAAGAAGTGTTCAACATGAGCACAGTCACCTAGAATGCCTTTAGGGAAAAAATCAATGATGTTTCCTGTCAACGGGTGCAAAGATGAGtgacattcaaacaaacaaacacttaagactggaggcTCCACCACAAATAGCGAAAGTTTGACAGTACCTTGTTACTAAAACACACAGGGCTGAACATTTAAAGtggttaaaaaaatatcttcaacAAACTCTGTGTTGAAATGTTATACTCTGAAATCAGTCTAGCACATGAAGAGGAAATCAAACAAAAATCTCTCAAGTCAAACACCCCTCTTTAGATGAAACAATGCTTACATTTATAAAGAATGAAAGACAGGAGCTAAAATGAGAGTGCCTCTGGCAAACTTACAGTGCTCTTTCCCACTGTGTGACAAACTGATAGCAAGGGTGGAGTAAAAGAATAAACCAGGGAGAGAGACACTTTTGATTGCATAATTTGACTCAAAgacaaaatgaatgttaaataaacattgagttataaaatgtgtttatcttATTATTAGatcaatattttgaatgttaGGGTTCAATCATAGGTACATCTACAAAAGAGTATCTTTAGGTTTATGGTAATGGTGGATTAGGAATGTGATTATCacattttcaaagatttgtttattttaccCAAATGTTGAAAGATGACCCTAGTACAGCATGTAAGGCAGGTAGAAATTTATCTTCACCAATTTTTttcctgatacacacacacacacacatacagtatatacagtatacaataaAAGCAAATATCTTGTAGGAAATACTCATGACAACACATGAAGAATTGAAAAACCATTTATAAAGGTCAAGTGTTTGTATCTGTCACTGCAATATGTCTAGAGGAGCTGAACTTATTCATCAAATGTCAAAGTGCACTTAAAAGAGGAATagtcatctttctctctctctctctctctctctctctctatatatatatatatatctctctctctttctaactGTCACTGAAACATGATCTCATAGATATTATCAGATGAGCTGAAGGTcccacaaagaaaacaaaaagatttcTTCTCATGGCACTCCCAGGTTAGGACAGTGTAACATAAATTTTACTGCTAACATTTTAATGACTTGACACCGCAGGTTATTTTGAAAGCAGTTTCTAAGCGCAATGTCACAGATATTTACTAGATTtcacctctttttctctctgataATTCTTCATAGAAACATCCTCAGCTTACATTAAAACTCACATGAAattgttgaaaataaattattttttagtcAAAGTATAAAGTGAAATTTTACCAGAATTTCAAACTGTTAAAAGCTgatcatgttttaaaaaattaaactgGAATTGCTAACTTACCATTCCATAAAACAGAGAATCAGAAACAAATAcacatgtaaattaataaataaataaataaggtatcTTAATCATTTTAGTATGAAGTGAATTACTTATATACATCGAGTAGTAGATTAGTTTGAAATTGGATTTCACCAagagtaatttatctttttatattccTGTGAGCAAGTGAAATTGATATATCATATCAACCTGCGATATGAAAATCCTATTTGAGAGGTTAAACCAGGTGCACCTCTTCAAAATGATTTCTTgctcaaatgctttttaaatccTGTTATTACTTGAATTATGATCTAGcatgaatgtaaataaataaataatatttgtatactATTTGCTGCTTCCCAATGATTACAGAACTGGTTCACTAATACATCCCAATAGGTTTGTACTTTACCTGACAAAACGTGCTAGTAGAAAATTCAGATATTTTCTGTTATTTgattcataatatataatataatataatataatataatataatataatataatataatataatataatatataatatgtaatttaatataatacttattgataatataatataatataatataatataatataatataatataatataatataatataatataatataataatgcactAAACACTATAAAGATTattcacaaaataaatgcaaaaaaaattagtTTAGTCCTAGGATATATCACTTTTATACTTAGAATGACATCAGTTTCATGTCAGTTTTAATTGAATAGCAAGAGGGGGCGACAGCAGCACAACAAACTGCATGAAGACACCCAGCGTAtaccttaaaaaaacactttctatCAGCTGATCGTGGTTGATGCTTGCTTGTTCAGACTGAGTTATGTTAACACTCTTTTGTCGTGCAGCTTTGTAGTCAGTGTGATTTAAGCGTTGGGACTGTAAACGCTTTAAATCATGGATAAATCTGACACCAGCGCTATTCTTGCGGAGGACCTAGAGTCGAGTGACTCCAGAAGagtctgttgttgttttaaggTGCCAGAAAGCAAACGTCCACCGCCGTGTTCATGTCCGTTTTCCGTGACTGTGGAGCCCGTAATGTTCCTTTCCAAGTTCTCCATAGTTCTCCAGTGGCCTTTGAGCACGCAGTACCTGTGGGATCGTTTCAGTGAAGATGTGGGTTACAATGGAACTAAAGGTGGAGGATGTAATGCTACAGTCCACGACCCCCTTCTGAAGGTAACAGATACttgacacttttatttttaaaaaaagggtTTAATTCAGAAATAAGTCATTTCTTTTAGTAGCTAAATCAAAAACAATCTGCGCGGCCAGTGAAGCACGATTCCCAAACGAATGACACTTTGAAGTGGCtctattaaatttataaaaaaaaaatgttaaaatgcaacGAAAGTTGTTACATTGTAAAACATCTCACAAAGCTACATTATATTTCCCCCCAAACTTAAAAGGAAGGAGATCTCAGAAGAGAACAAAAATTATGGTTTTATTTGTCTCTTGTTTCCTTCATCTAGAAAGTGGAGACCCTGACTGCACACTGGAACCTGTACATCAATTTGGGTGGATTACTAGTTGGGTTGATCATGGTGACCCTGCTGGGCTCATGGAGTGACCGTGCAGGTCGACGTCTGGTTCTGATCATCCCTTCCCTTGGCCTGGCTGTTCAGGCATCTGTGTATTTGATTGTAATGTACCTGAAGCTGCCAGTGTTCTGGTTCCTCATTGGGAAAATCTGCAGCGGCCTGTCCGGGGACTTCATTGCCATTTTGGCCGGTTGCTTTGCGTATATGGCCGACACGAGTGGCAGGGGGTCTCGCACTTTTCGTGTAGCGATACTAGAGGCTTGTCTCGGAGTGGCTGGCATATTTGCAAGCATCATTGGAGGACAGTGGCGACGGGCACAAGggtattttaactttttaatatttccaagaataaagataaaaaaatcatGTCTGGTTTTCCCTACAGGTATATCAACCCATTTTGGCTATTATTGGCCACAAATCTTGCAGCAGCGCTCTACGCATACCTGTTTGTGCTTGAAACAGTCACCCCTGACCCCAAGGCAAAGCTCCTCTCCACCAGGCACCACCGGGCCATCTTCCACCTCTATTCATCTGATGCACCACCGGGACGCCGAGCCAAACTGTGGCTCTACACTATCTGCTTCTTTTTGGTGGTGTCTGTACATTTAGGCTGCAGTGACCTTTATGTGCTCTATGAGTTGAGTTCTCCGCTCTGCTGGGGTCCAGAGCTGATCGGTTATGGCTCTGCAGCCAAAAATCTGGCCTCCCTCACTAGCTTGATGGGGCTAAGGGCCATGCAGTGCTGTATGAAGGACTCCTGGGTGGCTTTGGTGGGCCTTATCTCTAACATAGTGGGATTAATTGCGATTTCTTTCGCTGATACCACAGCTCTGATGTTCACCGGTAAGAACTCTGATATATACAGTTTAgggttataagatttttttaagttgtttttgaaagaagtcttttaagCTTAGCAATGCttcatttatttgctaaaaaaaattacatagtaGCTGTTTGTTTTCGAAAGATTTGAAAgatttcatttattcctgtgttggcaaagctgaatttactccAGCcttagtgttacatgatccttcagaaattattataatatgcagATTCTtttactgcttaaaaaaaaaatgttagtgcacatttttttcagtaatagttgttgaatagaaggttcaaaataatagcatttattttaaatagattttgttGTAAATGTAATTCATGCAATTATTGATGCAATTTCAATTTCTGTTTAATTTatcattcttgctgaataaaagtattaaaaaaaataaataaaagaaagaaaaaaacgttactgaccccaaccttttgaacgggagtgtatattgttacaaaatatttatattttatataaatgctgtcctttttacctttttattcatcaaagaatcctgaaaaaaatataacaggttactatatatatatatatatatatatatatatatatatatatatatatatatatatatatatatatatattaagcagcacaactgtttccaacactgacaataaatcagcatattagtatatttctaaaggatcatgtgaagcTGCAAATTAGAGTTATGTctgataaaaattcagcttttcattattaaagtatattaaaataaaaaaaccttatttaaattgcaataatataatttacaactCAATTAAAAGCAAAGATATTATGTTAGTGCTCTACTATTTAGAGCATGCCTACATTACTTGATAAAAATCAAGATATACTGTATGAGGTGCTTATGCAGCCTCACTGTCCTCAAGTGTCTACAGTAGGTAAATGTCTATCAAGGAAATGAATTTGCAGAATTACTgctggtctgtctgtctgtgtcaggATATGGCCTGTGCTTCCTTTTTATGGCTTCTACCCCAGTCCTGAGGTCTAAACTGTCCAAGCTGGTGGACCCTTTAGAACAAGGTGAACAAGAACAGCTTTGTGTCACCAATGGTTatcattaaatgaaaagaaagtgTTTTGTTCACTTATTGCTTCATCCTAGGTGCTCTGTTTGCTTCAGTGGCATGTGTAGAAGGCCTGTGCTCACTAGTATCTAGTGTGGTCTTTAACTCTCTCTACCCCGCCACCCTGCACTTCATGAAGGGGTTCCCTTTCATCTTTGGGGCCATCATCCTCCTGATTTCAGCTGCCATTATTGGGTAAAACCCTCAATGGTTGTTATTAAGACTCTCAGtttgttaataaaccataacagcaaaattattataaagatGTAATTAAACAGatttcttgtttttatgtatgtgatggctttattttaatctaaacatattttttcattGTGATGTATACAGAGGCTTAGGTTTCAAGGAGGACAGAGAGTGCGGAGAAAACAGTGAAGGCCCTGGGATATCCtgattcttttattcagcaaagtttaaattgataaaaaagtgacagtaaagacacattCAATTGATTGATTGGTAAATTATGTTACATTAACATATCTATTCAAAATACaatcatgaaaaaatattaagcagcacaaccatttttaTCATGGATATTAatcattaatcttttttttcttgagcaacaaatcaccatattagaatgattttagaAGCATcttgtgactctgaagactgtcataaattacatttgattaatttaaattaaaatgtattaatttattttattttattttagtttaatttttacaatattatacagaccccaaacatttgaacagtattttatttatttttttaattgaatgtgaTGAATTCCACAGTTTCTGCATCTTGTGATCCTCATCTTATTCTAACATCAGCACTATTTGACACCATTGTTCAGCCACTTAGAGTGAATGTTCAAGGATTATTGATCTACATAGTTCCCTGTGAAAGTATGCAATTGCAGTATAAGAATCCACTGTACCAAACTTAAAAATCGAGGTGATTGTGCTTTTGCTACAGCTGAaccaaaactctggaatagccttccaccccatatttttattttaaaatcaatcttaaGACACATTTGTTTTACCAGGTTTTAAAATTCATTGCATCATTCGGGGTAATCTTACATCACTATGGATTGTTGtattgtatgtttatgtattcCTGTttgattctttttattattattattattattaattgcactGCAATTTGGTcaacttttgttgtttttaaatctgTCCTGTTAataaatattgattgattgaataagGGGATGTGTGTATTTTGTATAGGTGGGTGGGTAGGTGGCTTTCCCCAAAAAGTGTTCAGTGTGGTTCTGTAGGACTACCAAAACCGTTATTGTTCCAGCGCTCTGACCAGCCTGACAGCAATATTAGCTCAACTGATGGTGTTCATTTGGGAGTGATTTATCCGGTGACAAGTGGGAGGACAGTGGGTtttgtttgggaaacctgtttttGCAATTCAGGTTGGGGGCATTCTGTCACCTCGGCCAATGCAGCCAGGGGTCCCAGAGGTTTCCAGTGCCAGAAACACAAGAGAAAAGCTTTAAAAGATGGAAtggatgaatatttaatgagtaGTGGCCCACGTTTGGTTCTCTACCACTGAAAATGGGTAAAATTCGATAATATGCACCTGGAGCCTATGTCAACATGCTTTACTAAAAGACGTACCATTCTCCTTAACTTCAAATATCAAGTGAAAAGTTTTGACTCACCTAAACAAAGCATGTCATAACAGAAATATTTAGCCTTTTATCTCCAtttatgtttgtttcttcagaaaaaaatggacaaaatctaaattttgagCCAGGGAAGATTTTCAAATTTGGATTGTTTGACATGAAATTACCCTTTTatgaaaattacacatttaacCTTTGTATAACAGCTATGAACTCAAGATACCTTAAGGCACAGGATCACATCTATAACCTTCACAGGTCATGTCTCACAGGTGTATCAGAGACAATAGTAGTAATAAACCTCCTGATGCTAACATGCTTCATCATGTTATTTGTGTTCTAGACTTGTAAAATCTGATAAGATGGCACGAATTATGTGGTTGTGGTCTTGCAGTTaggctttttttttcaggaagtaAAAATGCCATCTAATgctttgtgttttctgaaagCATCAAAACAGTTATTGAAACCGTTTAGTAAAATgatatttgaatataatattttcGTGAAACAAAATGTGGAATAAAGGGATGTTTTCCAAAACAAGCTTTATTGCCGTGTTTATGCCTGATAGAGAACATTTCGTTATTTCATTTGACAGATTTTACATATTGTATCACACTTGAAATATACTCAGACATCATAAGGCAACAGTAAGGAGCTCAATAGCAGGATAAAGCTTGAGGTGTTAGTAAATGTTCATTAGAGTTTTCCTTGATCAGTTGCATCTTCAGTGACTGAACACGAAAGCTTGAAATTCAAATCCTTTAACTTCTTCCAAATACTGCTTAATGTGATGACTAACCATAATTTAATATAACAacctacaaataaaatataacttgcaTAACAAACTGCAAAAAAACTTAGTCACAAAGGTCTAGAAATCTAACTAGAAACTATTTTTGAGGAACTAAAGTATTTTGACACCTTTGTAACCTAATGCTAATCCAGTTcagaacaaaaaatacaaattgatgTTTAACGTTTCATAAGGCATTTTCTTTTCAATAATCTAACTGATTATGCTACAATGCAAGATGATCTATTATTATGTTGCATAAACAGAGATTGACTATGTCATAAATATGATTGATGATGCATAAATCGATTCAACTTCCTGAGTTACAGAAATGTCCCACTCAATTCTGGAAGCAGTCAGTATACAGCAAGTTTAATTACTATAGCATAATTGAGGAATATTCAAAGTTATTTGCCACAAATGTTGTAGACAGACTTAGCTCTTGTGGTGAAGTAACATTTACTGTTGTTCAGGGAATTTTCACAGGAGGATGTCAACAGGAATCACTAATTTAGCTTGAGGGTGGAACTAATTCCCCATGTGGATTTCACAACAGGTACAATTTGGTCATGTGGACTGCCACCCTAACCAACAGAAAGTTGCATGGTTTGAAAATGACTTCTATGTGAGCAGTGCCCACATTTTTTTCCACTGATATTTGCAATTGTGACCACACATTTAAAGTTCCAGCGTGTCTCTGGCTAGGTTACACTTATGTTTTTTCTCTGTTAAAGTTGACATTTCCGCAGTTATCTATCTAGACATGCATACAGCTGAAGGAATCACTGGCCTCTGAGGAGTAAGCAGGTGTGTTCTGGTTAAGTGGCAGTCATTAATAGAAACATCTAGTTATTAGGCTAAATAAAAGGCTTTTTTggtcaaatgtatgttttatttcttctgtggctCTTCTTTCTTAATTTTTGCTCCATCTGGTTTCTCTTGGCTTGGGCATCCCTCAAGGAAGCGCAGAATCTTTTCAATAGTGGCTTCTTGATACTCATGGGACCACCTGTGGCATTGAGAAAAGAGATTAACATTCATTCTTTTTAGATTAGAGCCTACAAGTTACTGAGCAGGCATAAACTAGAGGAGTGCATATTGTATGTCATAGAGTAATTGCACCTGTTAACATTTTTAGTCAGGCAGAATGTTGACTCACTTAATGCCATTAAACTTGAGAATGGTGTTCATATCCTCTGGCAGAGAGGCTGGATCGGGCCACACAAAGTTATCAGTAACAGGAACAATGTTCTTCTTCCCTTTCAGAGCAGTGACGATCTCCTATgaataacataaaacaaaacatttaacatttaagatGGCTGAATGACAATGTTAATACgcatatttacatatttcaaGGTCTTGGCAGAAGGACGTTTTCTGAGAACAGATTTAAGGATTCTCTAATAGGGATTCAGTTAATGATGACTGTAATGACTGAAGCCTGCAGGAGTGTGTTTTCCGTACAAATGCAGCATTTGTACAATGTACAACCTAAATTATAAAGGTAGAGTTTAATCAAAGAAGGATTTCTTCCTCGAACCTTATGAACCCAGTCTTTCATAGCCACGTCGCCCATGCATTTGTCCAGCGAGTTGGCTGACAGCACCAAAATGAAGTTGCGCGCTCGCTGGACGCTCGTGATCAGCTTCTCCTCAAACCTGCCAGCTTCTAGTTTCTCTACGTCGATGAAGACGCTGAAACCACGTAACTGTAGATGCACTTTCAGTAAGCTGCACAGAAAGATAAAGAACAGGAGACATGGGATTTATTTcaacccaaaaatgacaaaattgaaaaatgaaaaaatgaaaaaaaatattcaaattctaTACtactttgtctaaataaatgaaaaacggGAACACTAAAAACAATGATTTCACGAGATAATTTTACAAGTGAGTTTAGAAATGACTACATCTTACTGAAAAATAGTACAGCTTGAAACAAATACAATCCATTTGAGACTTGCCAGACAACAGGAAAATCACATAAAACAGTGTTATGTAAATTAAGCAGTTgtaaagattaactttaagtgagAGTTACGTTGtggcaaatgtaatctaaatgtacaaaaaaaaaacaggataaaaGTGTATGTGCACAAACAAATATCCAACAATCAATATGTCCATTCATTGTCATTCATATAGAATCTTGGTAAATATGTGCCATTATGTAAAGACAGAATCATCTCATTTGCGGTCTGACCTGGCAAGCTGTGAACCCGTTGTGCGACGGTAGCTGATGAACACATCAGGGCCCGTGGGTTGGGAATCAGTTAAGCAGGGTTTGACAGGGCGGCGGGCAGAAGAAAGGATCTTTGCACGATGGATTCCATTCTCTATATGGCAGTCAGACAGCAATTGTTGGTCTGTAATTTGGATGATATTGTTCCGATCGACTCCCGACTGAGCCAAGCTGTAGGTGTACTGACGGAATCGTGGGTCTATATCAGCAAGCCAGTCTGCCAGGTTATTGGGGTCACATGTGGAGTATTCGGCGTAGGTTTTCAGTACACGCAGATCTCGAAGAAACCTGCACAGAGGTTTTCAGAGAACTGTTACAGGTTATGATAATACAATGAAATTGTGTCTATTTtgcaaaaaagtaataataataataataaaaaaagaattttaattacaaaaaagtaaataattaattgtatttattttttaatttctcaaaatcCAGAAACATACCAGGCTTCcaaatttaaattcaaactttAAATTCAAACTTTTATGTTGGAATTTAGAATAAAGAAGTATTTCAAACAATTAAATATCACTAGCCTCTTGCGAGTGAGCCCAGAAGTCATGCCCAGATCCTGGATCAGATCCTGTTCTGTGATATTAAGCAGTAGATCTCCATCCACCTGCAGTGCCTGAGAGATATGGTACACAAAACCCTTCTCAAATATGATACGATATCATCCTATCCTTCCTCTTTATCTAAAGTCACCTACACAGGAACTGGAAGCTGTGTACAAACCTGAAACCGTTCACTGAATGCACTGAAGCCAATCTGCTGCAGCCAGGTCTGCACCTCTCCGCTCTTCCAGTTGGGTACAGATGAAAGGATACGCCTCGGGACGTCTTCGCTCATCATCGTTAAGGCCCGCTTAGCCAGCGAGCACACAGTGGCATTACTGCAGTACATGACAATCCTCTTTAGACTCTGGACAGCTCCGATCTCCTGAAATATCTGAGTAGAAAGATCCAGGAAAAATGTACAATTAAGTGTATGAATATTTTGCATCATATTGGCTGAATGAAATCCAATAACTGATTCTTACAAAAAAATTTATGCTTTAAAAGTAGTGCCTGTTTTGCTCTAGCACATCACAAAAGATTTCTACACCTTTGCATACttatttttgtcaactttttgTTTGTGAAACTTTTGTCCTTTGACTgctttattgttatatatatatatatatatatatatatatatatatatatatatatatatatatagatacacacacacacatatatacacagacacacacacacacacaaacactgatcaggtataacattatatatatatatatatatataatttgagaaatcttcattccttttttattaaaaaactggcaggtttttatatatatatataactcatcaaattagcaaatattatatatttttttctagatattatatatatatttgcaaatcaccagaattttttttaagatgtgcTGTGCTGTTAATTATGCTTGTGtcttagatatatatatatatatatatatatatatatatatatatatatatatatatatatatatatatatagttattcatatttttatgtttactcATGTCTTAAACTAAAAATctgcatgaattaaataaaataatatatataatatatagacatttttaattacatatatatatattagataccACTTTATTTCATTCATGAAATCATATAACCAAGACACTCTCACTCGTAATACAGTGAATGCCCAGAGGAGTAAATATAGTGTCTGTCTGACCTTGGTATTACGCTGACGAGACTTGATACTAGTCTCCACACACAGATAGAATGCAGCAATGCATTTCCCCTCCAGACATGTGCCGTCCAGCAGGGGCAGTAAGTGCTGCAGGTCTGATGCGGTGCGGCCCTGCATGCTGTCTGCACT is drawn from Carassius auratus strain Wakin chromosome 40, ASM336829v1, whole genome shotgun sequence and contains these coding sequences:
- the LOC113059001 gene encoding proton-coupled folate transporter-like, with protein sequence MDKSDTSAILAEDLESSDSRRVCCCFKVPESKRPPPCSCPFSVTVEPVMFLSKFSIVLQWPLSTQYLWDRFSEDVGYNGTKGGGCNATVHDPLLKKVETLTAHWNLYINLGGLLVGLIMVTLLGSWSDRAGRRLVLIIPSLGLAVQASVYLIVMYLKLPVFWFLIGKICSGLSGDFIAILAGCFAYMADTSGRGSRTFRVAILEACLGVAGIFASIIGGQWRRAQGYINPFWLLLATNLAAALYAYLFVLETVTPDPKAKLLSTRHHRAIFHLYSSDAPPGRRAKLWLYTICFFLVVSVHLGCSDLYVLYELSSPLCWGPELIGYGSAAKNLASLTSLMGLRAMQCCMKDSWVALVGLISNIVGLIAISFADTTALMFTGYGLCFLFMASTPVLRSKLSKLVDPLEQGALFASVACVEGLCSLVSSVVFNSLYPATLHFMKGFPFIFGAIILLISAAIIG
- the LOC113058523 gene encoding sterile alpha and TIR motif-containing protein 1-like, which encodes MFLSVVVYLREICRYFSMFSTDRLTVPEYVSNRLHTRRTGSDPRAVSPGISADVRAVLDGSLPALRSAIKTLKSSKDTGDVEETRRAIAETFQLVEEAWILPAVGRRVAEEICNRVRLDGGLELLLQLLQTPAVEITYESAKLLEQILVSENRDYVARMGLGVILNLTREQDDAQLARSVSGILEHMFKHTEETSAQLITNGALDTLLYWCRGTDPTVLRHCAVALANCAMYGGHRCQRLMIEKQAAEWLFPLAFSKEDELIRFHACLAVAVLAANREIEKEVVKSGTLELVEPFIASLDPEEFARNMLDSADSMQGRTASDLQHLLPLLDGTCLEGKCIAAFYLCVETSIKSRQRNTKIFQEIGAVQSLKRIVMYCSNATVCSLAKRALTMMSEDVPRRILSSVPNWKSGEVQTWLQQIGFSAFSERFQALQVDGDLLLNITEQDLIQDLGMTSGLTRKRFLRDLRVLKTYAEYSTCDPNNLADWLADIDPRFRQYTYSLAQSGVDRNNIIQITDQQLLSDCHIENGIHRAKILSSARRPVKPCLTDSQPTGPDVFISYRRTTGSQLASLLKVHLQLRGFSVFIDVEKLEAGRFEEKLITSVQRARNFILVLSANSLDKCMGDVAMKDWVHKEIVTALKGKKNIVPVTDNFVWPDPASLPEDMNTILKFNGIKWSHEYQEATIEKILRFLEGCPSQEKPDGAKIKKEEPQKK